Proteins from one Salmonella bongori NCTC 12419 genomic window:
- the secA gene encoding preprotein translocase subunit SecA — protein sequence MLIKLLTKVFGSRNDRTLRRMRKAVSLINAMEPEMEKLSDDELKAKTNEFRARIEKGESVESLIPEAFAVVREASKRVFGMRHFDVQLLGGMVLNDRCIAEMRTGEGKTLTATLPAYLNALSGKGVHVVTVNDYLAQRDAENNRPLFEFLGMSVGINLPGMPAPAKREAYAADITYGTNNEYGFDYLRDNMAFSPEERVQRKLHYALVDEVDSILIDEARTPLIISGPAEDSSEMYKKVNKIIPHLVRQEKEDSDTFQGEGHFSVDEKSRQVNLTERGLVLIEELLVKEGIMDEGESLYSPGNIMLMHHVTAALRAHALFTRDVDYIVKDGEVIIVDEHTGRTMQGRRWSDGLHQAVEAKEGVEIQNENQTLASITFQNYFRLYEKLAGMTGTADTEAFEFSSIYKLDTVVVPTNRPMIRKDLPDLVYMTEAEKIQAIIEDIKERTAKGQPVLVGTISIEKSEVVSRELTKAGIKHNVLNAKFHANEAGIVAQAGYPAAVTIATNMAGRGTDIMLGGSWQAEVAALENPTAEQIAQIKADWQVRHDAVLAAGGLHIIGTERHESRRIDNQLRGRSGRQGDPGSSRFYLSMEDALMRIFASDRVSGMMRKLGMKPGEAIEHPWVTKAIANAQRKVESRNFDIRKQLLEYDDVANDQRRAIYTQRNELLDVSDVSDTINSIREDVFKATIDAYIPPQSLEEMWDIPGLQERLKNDFDLEMPIAEWLDKEPELHEETLRERILAQAIEVYQRKEEVVGAEMMRHFEKGVMLQTLDSLWKEHLAAMDYLRQGIHLRGYAQKDPKQEYKRESFAMFAAMLESLKYEVISTLSKVQVRMPEEVEAMEMQRREEAERLAQMQQLSHQDDDAAAAAELAAQTGERKVGRNDPCPCGSGKKYKQCHGRLN from the coding sequence ATGCTAATCAAACTATTAACGAAAGTATTCGGTAGCCGTAACGATCGTACTCTGCGTCGTATGCGTAAGGCCGTCAGCCTGATTAATGCGATGGAACCGGAGATGGAAAAGCTCTCCGATGACGAACTGAAAGCGAAAACCAACGAATTCCGTGCGCGTATCGAAAAAGGCGAAAGTGTTGAGAGCCTCATTCCGGAAGCGTTCGCGGTAGTACGTGAAGCCAGTAAACGCGTTTTTGGGATGCGTCACTTCGACGTTCAGCTATTGGGCGGTATGGTACTCAATGATCGCTGCATCGCGGAAATGCGTACCGGTGAAGGTAAAACCCTGACCGCAACGCTGCCCGCTTATCTGAATGCGCTATCCGGTAAGGGAGTTCACGTGGTAACTGTGAACGACTATCTGGCCCAACGTGACGCCGAAAATAACCGTCCGCTGTTCGAATTCCTCGGCATGTCCGTTGGTATCAACCTCCCCGGTATGCCGGCGCCAGCCAAGCGTGAAGCGTATGCCGCCGACATCACTTACGGTACCAACAACGAATACGGTTTTGACTACCTGCGCGACAACATGGCGTTCAGTCCGGAAGAGCGCGTACAGCGTAAGCTGCATTATGCGCTGGTGGATGAGGTCGACTCCATCCTGATCGATGAAGCGCGTACGCCGCTGATTATTTCCGGCCCGGCGGAAGATAGCTCGGAAATGTACAAAAAAGTGAACAAAATCATTCCGCACCTGGTTCGCCAGGAGAAAGAAGATTCTGACACGTTCCAGGGCGAAGGCCACTTCTCCGTTGATGAGAAATCGCGCCAGGTAAACCTTACCGAACGCGGTCTGGTGTTGATTGAAGAGCTATTGGTGAAAGAAGGCATTATGGATGAGGGGGAGTCACTCTACTCTCCGGGTAATATTATGCTGATGCACCATGTTACCGCCGCGCTACGTGCGCACGCGCTGTTTACCCGCGACGTGGATTACATTGTGAAAGACGGCGAAGTCATTATTGTTGATGAACACACGGGCCGTACCATGCAGGGGCGTCGCTGGTCTGATGGTCTGCACCAGGCGGTAGAAGCGAAAGAAGGCGTAGAAATTCAGAATGAAAACCAGACGCTGGCGTCTATCACCTTCCAGAACTACTTCCGTTTGTATGAAAAGCTGGCTGGTATGACCGGTACGGCAGATACTGAAGCCTTCGAATTTAGCTCTATTTATAAGCTGGATACCGTTGTTGTTCCGACCAACCGTCCGATGATACGTAAAGATTTGCCGGATCTGGTCTATATGACTGAAGCGGAAAAAATCCAGGCCATTATCGAGGATATCAAAGAGCGCACCGCGAAAGGTCAGCCAGTGCTGGTCGGTACCATCTCTATCGAAAAGTCTGAAGTCGTTTCCAGAGAACTGACTAAAGCGGGCATCAAACATAATGTATTGAACGCCAAATTCCACGCCAACGAAGCGGGTATTGTGGCACAGGCTGGTTATCCTGCGGCGGTCACTATTGCCACTAACATGGCGGGTCGTGGTACCGATATTATGCTGGGCGGTAGTTGGCAGGCGGAAGTTGCCGCGCTGGAAAATCCGACGGCAGAACAGATTGCGCAGATTAAAGCTGACTGGCAGGTACGTCACGATGCGGTGCTGGCTGCAGGTGGTCTGCATATCATTGGTACCGAACGCCATGAATCTCGCCGTATCGACAACCAGTTGCGCGGTCGTTCTGGTCGTCAGGGCGATCCGGGTTCTTCCCGTTTTTACCTGTCAATGGAAGATGCGCTGATGCGTATTTTTGCCTCCGACCGGGTTTCTGGCATGATGCGTAAGCTGGGGATGAAGCCTGGCGAAGCGATTGAACACCCGTGGGTCACTAAAGCGATTGCTAACGCGCAGCGTAAAGTGGAAAGCCGTAACTTCGATATTCGTAAGCAGTTGCTGGAATACGATGACGTCGCCAACGATCAGCGCCGCGCAATTTACACCCAGCGTAATGAGTTGCTGGATGTGTCTGACGTTAGCGATACCATCAACAGTATTCGCGAAGATGTCTTTAAGGCGACGATTGACGCCTACATTCCGCCGCAGTCGCTGGAAGAGATGTGGGATATTCCGGGGTTGCAGGAGCGTCTGAAAAACGACTTCGATCTGGAAATGCCGATTGCCGAATGGCTGGATAAAGAGCCGGAACTGCACGAAGAGACGCTGCGTGAACGTATTCTGGCGCAGGCCATTGAGGTCTATCAACGTAAAGAAGAAGTGGTTGGCGCTGAAATGATGCGTCACTTCGAGAAAGGTGTAATGCTGCAAACCCTTGACTCTCTGTGGAAAGAGCATCTGGCGGCGATGGATTATCTGCGTCAGGGTATTCACCTGCGCGGTTACGCGCAAAAAGATCCGAAGCAGGAGTACAAACGTGAATCCTTCGCCATGTTCGCCGCCATGCTGGAGTCGCTGAAATATGAAGTGATCAGTACCCTGAGCAAAGTTCAGGTCCGTATGCCGGAAGAAGTTGAAGCGATGGAGATGCAGCGTCGTGAAGAGGCGGAGCGTCTGGCGCAGATGCAGCAGTTAAGCCATCAGGATGATGATGCCGCGGCGGCGGCCGAGCTTGCGGCGCAAACGGGCGAACGTAAGGTTGGACGTAATGATCCCTGTCCTTGCGGTTCCGGTAAGAAATACAAACAGTGCCACGGTCGCCTGAACTAA
- the mutT gene encoding 8-oxo-dGTP diphosphatase MutT: MKKLQIAVGIIRNPNHEIFITRRGADAHMANKLEFPGGKIEAGETPEQALIRELQEEVGITPTQVTLFDSLEYQFPDRHITLWFWLVESWEGEPWGKEGQAGQWIAQHALKADDFPPANEPVISKLRQIAQ, from the coding sequence ATGAAAAAACTACAGATTGCAGTCGGAATTATTCGTAATCCGAACCACGAAATATTTATCACCCGGCGCGGAGCCGATGCACATATGGCGAACAAACTTGAATTTCCTGGCGGAAAAATTGAAGCCGGGGAAACACCTGAGCAGGCATTGATCCGGGAATTACAGGAAGAGGTGGGGATCACGCCCACGCAGGTAACCTTATTCGACTCTCTGGAGTATCAATTCCCGGACCGCCACATCACGCTATGGTTCTGGCTGGTAGAAAGCTGGGAAGGAGAGCCGTGGGGAAAAGAAGGGCAGGCGGGACAGTGGATAGCACAGCATGCACTGAAGGCGGACGACTTTCCGCCCGCGAATGAACCTGTTATTAGTAAATTACGCCAGATCGCGCAGTAA